The following DNA comes from Thermococcus piezophilus.
AGAGTCTGTGGGACGTCATCATGGTTCGTGGGCTCTCAAGCTGGCTCTCCTCACTTGGTACTGATGTTAAAGGGGATTATATACGCAGGGACTCCATACCATTGGGAGAACTTTTGAGAATTCTAAAAGAAAATGGGCTTTCGATTGAAGATGTTCCAGACTGCTGGATGGCTTTCAAGCGCGATAGGGTTCGGATAAAGAGGTTCGTACCGATAAGACCCCTTATGAGGGTTCTTGGCTATTACTTGGCCGAGGGTTACGCTAGGAAGAGCAACAGCGTTTATCAGATAAGCTTCTCGATAGCGGACGAAGAGGCTAGGGAAGACCTCAAGAAAGCTTTAAGGGAGGCCTTCGGCGAGGGCTTTGGAATTCATGAGAGGGGCGAGAAGGTTACTGTCGGCTCACGCATCCTGTACCTTCTCTTCACGGAGGTGCTGAAAGCTGGAAGAAACGCACACACGAAGAGAGTTCCTGCCTTTGTTTTCACGTTAACTCCAGAACTTGTGGCCGAGATGCTGAGGGCCTACTTTGAGGGAGATGGAACTGTAATAGGTTCAAAGCCAATGGTTGTCGTGTATAGTGTGAATAAGGCACTTCTTGAGGATATTGACACTCTGCTGATTTCCAAGTTCGGTCTCTACGCAAGCTGGAGGGTTGATAAGAACGCAAACTCCCACTCTGGAAACGTGGTTCAGGAGTATCACAGGAGAAATGGCAGTGAAATCCCAATTTCAAAGGTCTACCTCCTAAACCTCTACGGTATCCAGGCTAGAAAGTTCATGGAGCTCGTAGGTTTCATAAGTGGAAGGAAGAACTCTGTTAAGAAGGAATGGGAGGGTCACAAGTTCCAGCCCTACAGAAGGGCCACTGAGATGGGAGTTCTTGCCAAGGTGCGCTCTGTGGAGTACATTGACCCATCAGATGAATTCGTTTATTCGCTCAGTGCCTCGAAGTATCATACTATAATAATTAGTAATAATATTACTACAGCAAATTGTGATGGTGACGAAGATGCAGTAATGCTCCTCCTCGATGCCCTCCTGAACTTCAGCAAGTACTACCTCCCTGAGAAGCGCGGTGGGAAGATGGACGCGCCGCTGGTTGTTACCACCCGCCTTGACCCGCGCGAGGTAGACAGTGAGGTCCACAACATGGACGTTGTCAGGTATTATCCGCTCGAGTTCTACGCGGCGACTTACGAGATGAAATCGCCTAAGGAGGTAAAGTTCATCGAGCGCGTTGAGGACCGCCTAGGAAAGCCCGAGATGTACGAGGGCATAAAGTTCACCCACGACACTGATGACATCGGCCTCGGCCCGAAGATGAGCCTGTACAAACAACTCAGCGACATGGAGGAGAAGGTCGCCCGTCAGCTGGCTTTGGCGGAGCGTATTCGCGCGGTTGACGAGCACCACGTTGCCGAGACGATAATCAACTCCCACCTCGTTCCAGACCTGAGGGGCAACCTCAGGAGCTTCACCAGACAGGAGTTCCGCTGCGTCAAGTGCAATACGAAGTACCGGAGACCACCGCTCACCGGCAAGTGCCCCAAGTGTGGCGGCAAAATCGTCCTGACCGTCAGTAAAGGTGCAATTGAGAAGTACCTGCCGACGGCCAAGATGTTGGTTACGCGGTACAACGTGCTGGACTACACGAGGCAGAGGATATGCATGACAGAAAAGGACATCAAGAGCCTCTTTGAGAAAGTCTTCCCAGAGAGGCAGAGGACTTTGATGGGCTTCTCCGCCGACATCTGCGAGAAGATGATAAAGGCCAGAACAGGCAAGTCCAACGGCAGGAACGGCTACCTTGACGAGCTTAAGGCCAACGGGAAGCTCAAGAAAAAGGCTGAGAGGTCAAAGGCCGAGACGAAAGCTGAAAAGAAGTCTAAAAAAGCTGAGAAAAAGACCAAGCCTTCTGAAGGTCTTGAGAATAACATTAGGAAGGAGAAGTCCAAGATGAAGAAGCCCAAGAAGGGCATAAGTCTGGACGAGTTTTTTGGTTCCTAACGTTAATCATATATATTATTATGTCGCCCTTTTTTTGATGTACGACCAGTTCAAACTGCTCCCCAGCGTCGCCTACCTCCGCGTGCAGAAGCAGGTCTTCCTCGGCTATTCCATGCCCCTGGCCGGATGGGTGGGGGAGTATCTGATAAACTACCAGAAGCTCCCGCGGCCGAACTTCCTAAACCGTGCAATGGCCAAGCTGGGCTTTTCTCTGGCGGGTGAAGAAAGGGACGACGGTTATATCACTCAATTCTTTACGAAGGGTAGCGTCTCGATAAGCGCGAGCTGGGACGTCGAGCGGGAAAATCTCTTCCTTCAGATTATTCCCCTCCGCTCAAGGCTCTCCCGCGGCTTAACGATCCGCGCGGAGCACATCGAGTTCTACGATCAGTACGTGGTCAGTATAGAACCGACAGGAAAGCTCCCGCCTGGTGTTAAGAGCATTGGAATAAACGCCCTGATTTTGGAGGACTTTTATCCCATCGAAACGCCCTACTGGGGCATGCTCCACGAGGACTGGGGGACAGAACTCAACCTCCTTGTGATGAAGGATGAGGTCTATGATTCCCTCCAGCGCGAGGAGTACCGCTGTCCGGTCTGCTTCTCTCCGCTGAGTGAGGAGAACGGCGTTCTTAAGTGCACCCGTTGCGGCTTCGTTTACGCTCCTGAAAACGACTTCGAGCGTGTCATGGAGAGCTTCAGCGTGGACGAGTTTGCCTTCTAGCAAATTTTCTGGCGAAAAGAATGCCCTCCTCATCAAACTGGTAGAAAAATTAGTCGTGCACTATTCAAGGGCAACTTTGGCTGGGGTTTAACACTAAATGAAGCCTTCTACGTAGTTTCAATTTGTTACTGGTGTCCACCGGACGCCGTTTGTAGAGTGAAACACTCGCAGAAGGGCAATTTGAGCGTAAACCCTTTTCAAAATCAAACCTTTAGAAAAGGCCCTAATACAGGATTTTCTATCCGAGAGTGCTCATTTTCTAAGCGAGAATTCCCTGAAAAAGCTTTTAAAGGATTTAACCCTCCCTTGACGCCCTCGGGGCGTTGATTTTTAGTTAAACCGGAGCCAATGGGGATAATTTGGGGAGTTCTCACTTTAAAAACGACTACTCAAAAAGAAAATCACGCAGAATTAGCCTTTTAAATGGACTACAAACTTTGATGAAACTTTGCGAAGGCAAATTTCTATGGTAGCCCCGCCGGGATTCGAACCCGGTCGCGGGATCCAAAGTCCCGCATGCTTGGCCGCTACACCACGGGGCTGCCCGATAAAAAGAGTTCCCCAGGACTTATAAATCTTAAGCTGGTCGATGTCAGAAATAGTTGAAGAAGGAAAACTCAAACAATCAGCGATACCAGATCCCTTATCGCCTTCTCCGGGTCTTTTGCCTTGGTAACGCCGCTCGCGAGGAGAACGCCAACGCTTCCGAGCTCCAAAGCCTTCTTGACGTCCTCTCCAGTGGAAATGCCCGCGCCGGTAAGAACTTTGACCTCTGGGTTTACCCTCTTGACGAGCTCGACGGTGTCGGTTATGACTTCCGGTTTGGCCTTGCTGACTGGAATGCCCGTTCCTATCAGCTCAGGCGGTTCAACTGCGACGTAATCTGGCCCCAGAGCGGCGACAGCGGCACTGACTGCTGGATTGTTGGAGCAGACTATTGTCATCAATCCAACTTCCTCGGCGCGCCTTATGGCAGCTTCGAGGTCCGCTAAAATCATTCTGTTCTCCGAATGATTGAGGAGAGTTCCGACGGCCCCGGCTTCTTTAACTGCCTCCGGGAGGACGTGACCGGTGTGGCTTCCAGGTTTAATCGGGTCTATATGCTGAGCAAAGACCGGAATCTCGACCTCCTGGGCAATTCTGTAAAGGTCAGCCAGCTGCGGCGCGACCACTATGGTTATTCCAGTCTCCTTCCAGACCTTCTCGGCGGCCTTGGCGATCTCAAGGGCTCTCTCGCCCGTGGCCTCGATGTACGTCTTGAAGTTTATCGCTATTATCGGCTCCTTCAGCTTCATCATAGATACCACCAGGAGTGAATTAACGCTTAACTCTTAAATTCTTTCCTGGTGAGGAACTTTTCCTCGGACCCGGTTGGGACTTTTAATATTTTGAAAAAAAGGTTGCTGGAAAGATGCTCCTGAATCCGGAGGGATTATTCTATTTCAGGTTGGAGGTAATAGGGAAGACTCTCCTGAGAGTCAAGATGCCACTCCTAAGAGGCCTTATTGAAGCCCACCCCCCTTCCTGCCCGCCGGATATGGGGTTCCTCATTGGAGCCCTCACCCTCAGGAGGGGAAGGAGGTCAGATGGAGTATGTATCAATAACATGGGGAGCATTACGGTGAATCTCTCTTCCTAGGGTTTCCGAGCGGGTCGATGAGACCTGCCCTGATCAGGGAGGAGCTTATCTTCGCCCCGAGGCTGCTCCTTACGATCCCGATGGTCACTATCTCGAGGGGCTTCAGGCCCCTCTCTTCTCTGGCTCTGTTCACTATGAGTGCCCCTTTGTAGGTCTCCTCACTGACGACTATGGCGTCAAGGCTTTTCATCTTATCCGCGAAGCCTATGGCTGTGTGTATCTTGATGACCCGGTAGTTGGAGTAGCCGTTAACCTCGAAGAACTTGAGCAGATCCCTCAGGCGGAGCTCGTAGGGAAGGATTTTATCTGCGTGGGGCTTGTTTCTCACCATCTCGTCGGCAGTCAGTCCAACATAGACGTACTTTCCCACCTCGAAGGCCTTCCTCAGCAACGCTTTATGTCCGAGGTGGAGCCTGTCAAAGGTTCCTCCGACGACCACTTTGAGGTACTTTTTCCTCATGGGCTGAAATTAGGCTGAGGGACCAATAAGCTTTTTTATCAACTTCCGGAGATTTTTCCCGGAGGTGGTAGAATGAGAAGGCTCATCGTACTCATCTTGACTCTTCTCCTGATTGGCTCACCCCTTGCTCACATGGCAGCGGCCGAAAAGCCCCAGCCCCTTTTCAATATAGACATGATGATTCAGGTGTCCCCCGACGGGGTGGCCCAGTTCAGGATATACGCCACGCTCAAGGATCCGTTTTACAGGGCGTACTTTAATAAACTCGCTGTTAACAACACCACCTTGGCTGAGGAGCAGTTCCAGTCCTTCGTGAAGGGCTTGATCTACGACAACCTGAAGGACAACTTCGAGAAGAGATTTGAGGCAAAGGGGCTCAACAGTACAATATACTGGCCTGAAGGGGGCCCGGTTAAGGTTCTTGACAACTGGTCTGCTGTGGTAACCTTTGCCATTGCCAACTTCCTCGTCAGCGATGGGAAAGTCCTTAGCTGTCCACTCAGTAGCCCCATGGAATTCGTCTTTAGAGGCCATGTTTTCGCCTACAGCTGGGATAAGCTGACCCTCCTCCTTCCCAAGGATTACGAAGTAAGGAACCTTGCCCCGACTCCAGACGCTTTCAGCAACAACGTCGCGGTCTGGACCAACGGAGACTTCATCCCCATAGTAGAGCTCTACACTCCGCAGTATTCCTATTGGAAGTTCCTGAACGCAACCTGGAG
Coding sequences within:
- the tpiA gene encoding triose-phosphate isomerase — translated: MMKLKEPIIAINFKTYIEATGERALEIAKAAEKVWKETGITIVVAPQLADLYRIAQEVEIPVFAQHIDPIKPGSHTGHVLPEAVKEAGAVGTLLNHSENRMILADLEAAIRRAEEVGLMTIVCSNNPAVSAAVAALGPDYVAVEPPELIGTGIPVSKAKPEVITDTVELVKRVNPEVKVLTGAGISTGEDVKKALELGSVGVLLASGVTKAKDPEKAIRDLVSLIV
- the coaD gene encoding phosphopantetheine adenylyltransferase; this encodes MRKKYLKVVVGGTFDRLHLGHKALLRKAFEVGKYVYVGLTADEMVRNKPHADKILPYELRLRDLLKFFEVNGYSNYRVIKIHTAIGFADKMKSLDAIVVSEETYKGALIVNRAREERGLKPLEIVTIGIVRSSLGAKISSSLIRAGLIDPLGNPRKRDSP